Proteins found in one Sardina pilchardus chromosome 11, fSarPil1.1, whole genome shotgun sequence genomic segment:
- the LOC134096255 gene encoding cytochrome P450 1A1-like encodes MALLVLPLLGALSVSESLVAITTVCLVYLLLQLRTKIPEGLRQLPGPRPLPIIGNVLEIGGNPHLSLSAMTKRYGHVYQIQIGMRPVVVLSGIDMVRQALIKQGEDFASRPDLYSFQFVNDGKSLAFSSDQAGVWRARRKLAMSALRSFSTLEGENPAYSCVLEEQISTEGIYLVERLQTVMDDSGSFDPFCHIVVSVANVICGMCFGRRYNHDDEELLNLVEISEEFGQVVGSGNPADFIPFLRFLPGSSMKKFMAINDRFNKFIQKMVGEHYESYDKNNIRDITDSLIDHCEDRKLDENSNEQVSDEKIVSIVNDLYGAGFDTISTGLSWAVMYLVAYPDIQERLHQEIKETVGMERNPHLSEKSRLPLLEAFIFELFRHSSFVPLTIPHCTASKDTSLNGYFIPKNTCVFINQYQVNHDPELWKDPEVFMPERFLSADGTEVNKLEGEKVLIFGVGKRRCIGEAIGRAEVFLFLAILIQRLQFHKIPGQKLDMTPEYSLTMKHKRCHLRATLRPREEN; translated from the exons atgGCACTTCTGGTTTTGCCTCTGTTGGGGGCTTTGTCAGTCTCTGAGAGCCTTGTGGCCATTACAACAGTGTGTTTGGTATACCTGCTCTTGCAACTCCGCACAAAAATCCCAGAAGGTCTCCGCCAGCTTCCGGGTCCCAGGCCCCTCCCGATCATCGGCAATGTTCTGGAAATTGGCGGCAACCCTCACCTGAGCCTCAGCGCCATGACCAAGCGCTATGGTCACGTGTACCAGATCCAGATCGGCATGCGGCCCGTGGTGGTCCTCAGCGGCATCGACATGGTGCGGCAGGCGCTCATCAAGCAGGGCGAGGACTTTGCCAGCCGTCCTGACCTCTACAGCTTCCAGTTCGTCAACGACGGCAAGAGCCTGGCCTTCAGCTCCGACCAGGCCGGGGTGTGGCGTGCCCGCCGCAAGCTGGCCATGAGCGCCCTGCGCTCCTTCTCCACGCTGGAGGGCGAGAATCCAGCCTACTCCTGCGTCCTGGAGGAACAGATCAGCACGGAGGGCATCTACCTGGTGGAGCGCCTGCAGACGGTGATGGACGACAGCGGCAGCTTCGACCCCTTCTGCCACATCGTGGTGTCAGTGGCCAACGTCATCTGCGGCATGTGCTTTGGTCGGCGCTACAACCACGACGACGAGGAGCTGCTGAACCTGGTCGAAATAAGTGAAGAATTCGGACAGGTGGTGGGAAGCGGGAACCCTGCTGACTTCATTCCCTTCCTCCGTTTCCTGCCCGGCAGCTCCATGAAGAAGTTCATGGCCATCAACGACCGCTTCAACAAGTTCATACAGAAGATGGTGGGGGAGCACTACGAGTCCTACGATAAG AATAACATCCGCGACATCACAGACTCACTCATTGACCACTGCGAGGACAGGAAGCTGGATGAAAACTCAAATGAGCAAGTGTCGGATGAGAAAATTGTCAGCATTGTCAATGACCTCTACGGTGCCG GATTTGACACCATCAGCACAGGTCTGTCATGGGCTGTTATGTATTTGGTGGCCTACCCAGACATCCAGGAAAGACTACACCAAGAAATAA AGGAGACAGTTGGGATGGAGAGAAACCCACATCTGTCGGAGAAGTCCAGGCTCCCTCTTTTGGAAGCCTTCATCTTTGAGCTGTTCCGTCACTCCTCCTTCGTTCCTTTAACTATCCCACACTG CACTGCATCTAAAGACACATCTCTCAATGGATACTTCATCCCTAAAAACACTTGTGTGTTCATCAACCAGTATCAGGTCAACCACGACCC TGAGCTGTGGAAGGACCCTGAGGTCTTCATGCCAGAGCGTTTCCTGTCTGCTGACGGCACGGAGGTGAACAAGTTGGAGGGCGAGAAGGTGCTGATCTTCGGCGTGGGCAAGCGGCGCTGCATCGGCGAGGCAATCGGCCGTGCCgaggtcttcctcttccttgccATCCTCATCCAGCGCCTGCAGTTCCACAAGATACCCGGCCAAAAACTGGACATGACCCCTGAGTACAGCCTCACCATGAAACACAAACGGTGCCACCTGCGGGCCACCTTGCGCCCACGGGAGGAAAACTGA